A section of the Tumebacillus amylolyticus genome encodes:
- a CDS encoding UvrD-helicase domain-containing protein has protein sequence MKATFSTEFWSAVAAGWASPDEGAARRKRKMDYTVQMETLDGWMENIQLSSQQLDVIRQQDNRMVINGSAGSGKTLTLLYKLLRAMEVDEAGKKMLYIAFSLPLVQDAKNKLAESPKYKELSSQSKHEVQVLTFHELASSALREIDPDITKFYTNQIGIHKRSERTIQRTLAFINKFMSQENEKLPQGQRLYQTHRSVFFTDEVLWMKANGFVTEESYLNCDRIGRGSVPRLTKEQRKTIFKLFQEYHRDRDARFGNDRFDAEDYAIYLLEKISEMEDDEKYDYIFADEMQDLQPMQILALHLLCKSTGKLILAGDPKQRIYKRSPVTLRHMDIDVEGRRTRYLKVNHRSTKQIMRLAGSLDFQDTDNDREEVRHMSLREGDKPLIRSFKQDKDLASWLVKQIEDLCRDEPSSRIAIVHRFDDDAMAVKESVVHSELQKLFYVRNANEYHRFVYKKNDRTVFFADAFSVKGLEFDYVFLLHFDKHHYPHKREVQKVNERFHDDRTSEEYMKDLHTVHNDEKKVLYVALTRARRKVALLFTGDVKNISPYVREFVTRDYEHYGFNKRDLFS, from the coding sequence ATGAAAGCTACTTTTTCAACCGAGTTCTGGTCTGCGGTAGCAGCTGGATGGGCTTCTCCTGACGAAGGAGCAGCCCGTCGTAAACGAAAAATGGACTACACAGTACAAATGGAAACGTTGGATGGTTGGATGGAGAACATCCAACTAAGTTCCCAGCAATTAGATGTAATCCGTCAACAAGATAACCGCATGGTAATCAATGGTTCGGCTGGGAGCGGCAAGACTCTAACACTTTTGTACAAACTCCTTCGAGCTATGGAAGTCGATGAAGCTGGCAAGAAAATGCTGTATATTGCGTTTAGTTTGCCTCTCGTACAAGATGCGAAAAATAAGCTAGCAGAGTCGCCTAAATACAAGGAACTCAGTTCTCAGAGCAAGCATGAAGTGCAAGTTCTGACGTTTCATGAGTTGGCTTCGAGTGCTCTTAGAGAAATTGATCCAGATATTACAAAGTTTTATACAAACCAAATCGGGATACACAAACGTTCAGAGCGAACTATTCAAAGAACTCTTGCTTTTATCAACAAATTTATGTCTCAAGAGAACGAAAAACTTCCGCAAGGTCAGCGATTGTATCAAACTCATCGAAGCGTGTTTTTTACAGACGAAGTCCTATGGATGAAGGCGAACGGTTTTGTAACTGAAGAATCGTACCTAAATTGTGACCGAATTGGACGAGGTAGTGTTCCACGTCTAACCAAGGAGCAAAGAAAGACGATCTTTAAATTGTTCCAAGAGTATCATAGAGATCGGGATGCCAGATTTGGGAACGATCGTTTTGATGCCGAGGACTACGCTATATATTTATTGGAAAAAATTAGTGAAATGGAGGATGATGAAAAATACGATTACATCTTCGCCGATGAGATGCAAGACTTACAACCTATGCAAATACTCGCGCTGCATCTTTTGTGTAAATCGACTGGAAAGTTGATCTTGGCGGGAGATCCGAAACAACGCATTTATAAACGTAGTCCAGTTACGTTGCGCCATATGGATATCGATGTAGAGGGTCGCCGAACTCGATACTTAAAAGTGAACCATCGCTCTACAAAACAAATTATGAGGTTGGCTGGGTCACTTGACTTCCAAGATACAGATAATGATCGTGAAGAAGTCAGGCATATGTCACTACGAGAAGGTGATAAACCGCTGATTCGTAGTTTTAAACAGGATAAGGATTTAGCTTCATGGTTGGTTAAGCAGATCGAAGATCTCTGCCGAGACGAGCCAAGTAGCCGAATTGCGATTGTTCATCGTTTTGATGACGATGCTATGGCTGTCAAAGAATCTGTTGTTCACAGCGAGTTGCAGAAATTGTTTTATGTACGTAATGCAAACGAATACCATAGATTTGTATATAAGAAAAATGACCGCACCGTGTTTTTTGCAGATGCATTTAGTGTGAAAGGCTTGGAGTTTGATTACGTATTTCTCCTGCATTTTGACAAGCATCACTACCCTCATAAAAGGGAAGTTCAAAAGGTAAATGAACGTTTTCATGATGATCGAACGTCAGAAGAGTATATGAAAGACTTGCACACTGTTCATAACGATGAGAAGAAAGTACTTTATGTGGCTCTCACGAGAGCTCGAAGGAAAGTAGCTTTGCTTTTTACTGGTGATGTTAAGAACATATCACCGTATGTACGAGAATTCGTGACTCGGGACTATGAACATTATGGATTCAACAAGAGAGATTTGTTCTCTTGA